The genomic interval CAGGTCTCAGACAGCTAGGTGGGTCTCGGTTAGGGAGACCAAGGATCAGGTGTTGTCCATGTCGgtacaataattaaaatattaatttattagaatGTAAAATGTATATTTTGTACGTGTGGTGTCCTATTTCTTTCTCAGTCTATTTCTTGTTTGGGAGAAGAGGTGAGAAGAGGTTATGGTTTGGTTAATCGTTTATTAAAACCCCACTACATAAATTGGACACTCTTTTCCAAGTAGTGTTGCTAGGCCACCTAATCAAAATATTCCACCAAATTCCAATGGCTCTTTGGAAAATGAGAGAAAGAGGAGCAAGGTTCCAATCCAAGTGTCAAAACTATGCATATAGCCCTATACTAGAATGGAACCCCTTTTCTTTATATTGTTGTTAGCATTTTAAAACACAGATATTTATAtccttaataaaaaaacatttaaaataataatatgatcATGAAATAgcaatagaaattaaaaaaaaaatctttgataaaGTAAATTATCAAACATTAGAATGTGACAATGAATCAAATTTATACTCGTTAAGGTCGACCTACAGGTAGAAAGTTGGAATGGATATATAAgatcttaagttttattttcacTGTTGTTattgtatataaaaataatcaaaattataatatattcatttatGTTTATGTATTATTTCGCCATatctattataaaaattaacaaatttacctcatgttgatttttttattagaaataaatcagttttttttaaatatattaatacattaGTGGATAATGTAATGTTTTCATTCGTTATGAATTATGATATAAATATGAAATCTTCGATGCCATGGCATTTCTTTTGTTTGAAACTCTGGTATGTTATAAACtcaataaatcaataaaaatattgattaaaaacTGTTACAGCTAAATTGAAAATTCcaataaatttcaagaaagaGGTTCATGAAAATGGTCAAAATTGCAGTAAAAGAGAGAGTGTCAAAACAATAACTGTAAATACAGAGAAGTTCGGAGAAAGAACGAGGAGAAACtttgaaagagagaaaagatGAGTGGAAGAGGGTTTCATTAATCAATCTTTGAAAATGTACAGTGTATTGTGTTTAGAGAAGGTAAAAAAATGTAGGCACTAGTAAGTGTCCAAAGGgcccaaaaacagaaaacagaaaAATAGAATAGCAGCAGTAACAGAATAATATTCTAATACAAATAGAGTAACAGAATGGTATTTTAACAGAGGTTTCATTttgatttcaaaaatctttttctaaaaactcaaactgtCATTTAAAAACTGTAGAAAgcaatcatttttaaattatggatTGTCACTCTAACATAAATAtgttataagtatttttttataaataattttttcatttctcaaaaaaaaaaaattaactgttTCATACCACGATTACATGtctaatttttttcaaagaCTTGTTGCTATCACTCAAATATGAGATTAGTGTAATCAATCAACTAGTTTTTAGGGTTATTGTTTTCATTAACATTAATTAAGTGTAAAAAAAGTATGGGATCATAACTAAAACGACTTTGGGTCTACAGGACTTAGATTAACTGTTCATCCCAGTAGAGCAACCAATTCAGATAGTATAAATAGATATATATTCTAAAGTAAATGGTAACGACCTTTGaaaacatataaattattttttttcttaaaacttcGAAATATATTGATTGGCATTCCgtcaaagataaaaaaataaagagagatGAATAGAGACCACGCTTCCGATAATCACATAAATTAATTCGAGAAGAGTTTAttcaaacaataaattaaacaatattttattcaatatttttaagTTCAATTCACTCATCCAAActaaaggaaaaaaagaaagtttaaatcttgtttaaactatattacatttttttcaaaagacaAATATAATTGAAAGAGAATGATTTATTTTCTCAGgtacattaatatatatatatatatatatatatatatatatatttatttatttttattttttttaaatagaagcTAAAGCTACATACAATTTGTTGCATATAGATCAGTATagataaaaataactataaacaGTGATATCTAGAGATTATATACAATTGGCTGTACAGAGATTATAGTATAGAACTAAATATGAACATTGTacataactatatatattaaGGTATCACAATCCATAGCTATGTATTTCTATATTAATCTTTAAGCAACTATTTGTACATAACCTTTAACTATTCATTTTGGCTAAATAGTATAATGTATTTTCATATCAAACATAACATTTAAGAAggattatgttaaattattaagTTTATCATTTTAGCTGGCTATTATTTATGtctgaataatttaaaaatatgctTGAGTAATTTAAGATTAtgtttaaatgaaataaaagttattcGATTAGCagaataaaatattgttttatattttcgAACAATAGACTCATCCATAGACTTAACCAAAAAAAACTCCtcatataatattttgattcgtagccatgttttaaaataaaattataaaaaaataaaatttaaaattgactATTAATGAAAGAGATATCTTGCATTATAAAAAACTAAATGACAATTACATAACAAATACTATACAAAATAGTAAATTGTAGATTGATGCACACAATATTCACACATAAAGATAAGAAGAGGCTTAGAAAAACGTTAATAAGATAGTACTCCACTGGagagtaattaaaaaaaatgttgaatatTGGTATAAGCAAAAGGAGggtgaaattattattttgatccttttaaagagaaaaatgGCGAGAAGGGTAAAATGGAATATTTCTTAAAGTAAATGTGAGTGTTTGGAATGGTAGTGTAGCAGTAACAGAACAGAAGATGGTTTTAGTATGTGATCGAATGAAAGTTGGGAATGGCATGTGTTCCTGAGGAATTGGATTTCTTTTTTGGTTTGACATAGGAAATGAATTCCACGTGGCAGTGATGAAATTTTGTCCtaaaaaatatctctttatttgAAGGCTGCTTATTAATAGTATATTGGAAGGTGGGGTTGCTGGGGGCTGCGCTGTTACTCATATGTGCAACTTCTTCATAACTTTATATTAAATGAgtgaaaagaaagagagaaagcaACTTGCAGGCTTTGCCATTATCTCTTAACCTGTCCTTCTTCCTACTACTATactattttttctctctctaatCACTCATCTTCTTCCCTCTCAAAACCACCATTTCTCAGACCAAGTTTGCACCAAAACAACACAGATACATAGCTATGGACACTGATGCTAATGCCTCCCCCCAACCTGAGTCAGAGCCATCTTCAGAGCTCAAATCATCAGAGACTCAAACATCAAAGAAAAGGTAGGTGAAATGCTTGCTTAAGAAAATAAAAGCAGATAAGAGATTTTTCTTTTCTAGTTTTGGTAAAGTGCTGCTTGGAAGTTTTATGCTTGAGTCCTGCATGTGACAGGAAAATGGTTGAGAAAACAGTTGTGGCAGTGAGGATTGGAGAGAATGTTGGCAAGCTCAAGAATGAAGGGCTACCTTCGGATTTTTGGTCTTGGAGGAAATATGGACAAAAACCAATCAAAGGGTCTCCATATCCAAGGTGTTCATTATTCTTTCTACTACAAAATGATTTCTTGATCCATATGGACCCATATACAGTCTTTACTTGTCCTTCTTCCTGATTCCCCACCCATATAAAGATTATAATTCTTAAAAGAATGAATGAAGTGATCAATTTAGTAGCTGTACCTTTTGGCTCTTGTTTCTTGTTACCTTTCATTGCATTATGGTCAAATTGAATAACTTGGTTGGTATATCCACATGACTAGATTCACATTTTCGAACCCTGAGACTCAAGAGGCATGCAAatctgtttattttctttttactttcGCACTAGTTATTTTGAAAACAAGCTAATTTACCTTTAGTGACATGAATCAACTAATGTTATTGGTTTTGAATTCGGCTGGTAATTGTATTTCGTAATTAAAATGCTAAATACGTTTATCTGCTAAATTTTTGGTAGATCTATAAGTTTGGTTTTGCCACAATTATGCAGGGGCTATTACAAGTGCAGCACATCCAAAGGTTGTTCAGCCAAAAAGCAAGTAGAGAGATGCAGAACAGATGCTTCAACGCTCATCATCACATACACCTCTGCGCATAACCATCCATgccccaccaccaccaccaccacaaaTTCACCCCAGCAACCAAAAGAATCCGAATCCGAAACCACCCAAGACCTCTCAGCTACCTCAAAGGAGGAAGATCCAGAACATATAGAAGAAGAGCAAAgggataataataataataagccCAGTGATGAAGAAAAATTTCTTTACTTGCAATCTCCAATACGATGCTCCCAAGACATAGAAATGGAACAAGAAGACCCTTTCAAGCTAAACACGGAGAAAAGCCATGAAAGAATAGATCTCCTCttggaggaggaagaagagccCCTTTGTTATGCACAAGTCAAGAACTTGTCTGCTTCCAAAAATGAAGAACTTGATTTTTTCGACGAGCTTGAGGAGTTGCCCATGTCTTCATCTTTCTTGCCCTTCACGAGGAGCATTTTTTCCGATGAAAGGATTCCCGTTGCCCCTTTTTGATTCAAGTGTTGTTTTGGTGTTTGCTTGGTCGCTAGTGTATCTATTGTTTTCTCCCATGTTACATATCCATTTCATCCACTTCTTTCAATTCAGAATTTTTCTTATCTTCTGTATCCTTTATTCACATCACATACTGTTACTGTTACTGAAGAATAGCGGTTCACAACTAAGCATTGTTCATCACTTTGGCACGAGCAGGGTTAGTGTTTAGACAAAAACCATCAGTTCCTGTAGTTAAACAATAATGGTTTGGCACAATCAATGCTATATAGTTATTTCtctattaagtttttttatactaTGCATCTAGTAGGTACAACAAAATAATTATCTATTctatcttatttttcttattggATATCAATTCTTTGTGcatgtaatatatttattttagtttatctGGTGCTCCTGCAAAATTTAGAAAAGCAAGTTGCATATAATTAATGAAGCAACCACGTGAATGAAACTTGGGTGAATTTAGATGTTGAGGAGTGGGGCATTTGTAGCATGGAAAGTGAGAAggtgtttattttttttgttgggTGCCCCCCATTTGATGGAAGTAGTGAGATGCTTTTGATTTGTTTATTTGTGTGTTTTGGTATGATGAATGTTGAGTGGTTCATTTGGTGGAACAGTTATGAGTGGCACACCCTTTTGGCAGTACTAAGATGGATGGAGAAATATGGTTGGAAAAGGTGTATTGTACTCAACTTTATATCCTCCAAAAGGTGAAACTTCCATTGCACAAAATGCCAAATTCCCATGCCTTTTTTATTAAGCTCCTTCTCATCTGATCTTGTGTGTGTGCTTTCACTCACCCACAAATCTAGGGATGAAATTCATTAATTATCTATTTTTGTTTAATGCCTTCATTAAAACCTATTTTCATTttggaaaatgatttttttgacACTATTGCTCCACCCTACACcccactaaatattaatattttaattcttttaattttaaaaattatttaaacattttgccttttatctatattttcattaaaaacattgttttatattttttaattttttattataaatattaatattttgttgtggGGATAAATGGAGCAGGTGTCAAAATATCATTACTCTTtcagtttttatgtttttttatgttatagTTTGTTTGATTAGATTTAGTCTGTATAAAGAAAAGTTAGACCTAAAAGTCATAACTAtctaaaaacattattatttacacttttttgtttaaaaatgtttttaaattatgtgtgtcagaagaaattaaaatattaattaagaatttAAATGTGGAGTCATGAGTTCTCACACTCTGTAAATTTATCATAAAGATCAGTAagataacaatatataaaaaattcacaaatttACTTAAATTTTTGGTTAAAAGTGATATATAATTCGTTCATATATCAGAACTCATTATATTCACATATCTCTCCGTCCACTAAAAAAAAACCAacattcattaaaaaatatatgtttttttttacttgagtTTCAATGAAAACGATGTATTTTTCGATTAATAAaagcaaatatatttttagttcatCAATACAAATTACAAATACATATACTTTTTAAAGATTAAACAAACAAGGGATAACACAGTTTAATTTCTATGTAACAAATCTTACACTCTCagttaataaaaagttattattttaaaaattattattataagaatTAACAAAGTTATCATAAGtggtatttttttattgaataatagTGTAAAAATATTTACCTTGTCAATTCatatatttattctaaaacaaaaatgtaatatttttaaagaaaatatatatattaaataaaaaagatttgtgtgtacaatttgaaattttgtaaatcAAGGTATAACTAAAATATGagacacacatatatatatataacaataatcataatctcaaaatatattttaaattataatagaaTTACTACTTCATAAATTAATCGGAATAATAAAATGTTATCTTTTTAATAATTGCAAATGtaaaggtttagggtttagggtttagggtttagggtttagggtttagggtttagggtcgaggattaaaaacagcaaaacaGTTTTTATAatcaaatgttttttaaaatgatcataattaaaaaaacgtATTATCAAAAATGAAATATACTTTAATATTAAATCTTCTAATTAAACGGTATGATGAAAGGTATGTATCAGTAGTATGTAGATGTGAAATACAAGTCCGtgtataataaaaaagtatgtataattattatgaagGGAAAGAAGTGTAGAGTTAAAGGAATGATGAAGAGTTTAGTGAGtcatgcagaaaaaaaaaagaaaaaaatattctctTTATTCGGTAATATagaaagtagaaaaaaaaataagtgattGTTTATTGATTTCCATATGTTTAAGCTTTTACTCATATATgcatagagaaaaaaataagtgGTAAAGAAAAttgatgtttaaaaaaaatatttgttcacaccaAATGTATTGGtaactttaattaattaagtttatttatttatttattattttaaatataacaaatttaatttattttcttaataaatatacttattactttattttctttttttctttctctttctagtACTTTTGTTTGTGAAAAATAATTCGATAAAATTTTGTCTTTTTAAGTTTCATAAACCGTTTGACATTGTTATATTATCTCATTCTCATAGCGTCTACTAAAATATGACCTATTTTATGAAATCATCTAGTGATTATTCTCTTTTAAAACGAAAAACACTATTCATGTATTTTATTCAGTAGTTTCAGAGAGACATAAGTTATAACATTAAGTTGTAATATCTATGTTACTGCAAATTCTCTATTAATGAATGTTGAAATCCTTTCTCATTTATCGTTTACCTTATTATTgattagaatatatatatatatatatatatatatatatatatatatatataataaaaagaaaagagaatttattaaaacaacaaTCATTTAAAAGTTTGGGATGATTAGTgattatattgatttttaaacTAGTTATTAATGCACCTAactctatattttatttttaaagttatttaatttaatttcactACACTGTTAACATATTTTTACACTAACAGTAAATTATGTGTCTGTGTGTTTCATGATTTACCTTTTTTGATTGATTGCTGAACCCTAAAGTACTACATTAAAGATTATGTTTTGTTTATGAATAACTACTGCATCAAACATTGTGTATACGTAACTAATCTAACCTAATCGTTTTCTCTTGTTTGATTATCTTATCTCATAACTTTAATATCCAAATACACGAACAAGCACAGAAAAGGTGACGGTTGCCTTATATCTTATGTAACAATTAGTAAAGAAATATctgttaactttttttatacattatCTTGTTACAACTATCCTAtccttaaaatttaaataagtatttttattacGGTACTATTATATATTACTGTATATTGTATTTGGATtaaagtaaataataattattattatttcatataaaaGAGGGATAGAATTAGttattaaatgataattatttttttaattatgttagttgattttttattactataaaaAAGATGTAGATAACGCCTACATATCTTCGAATCTCTGTATGAGGTAATGCAATGGCTGAGAGTTTATCCAATACCGAGGGAATCCAAATCCTAGACCTGCACGAATCCAATAAAACACACGTGCACGGTTACATTCCACTTATAGATAAACATACACCCAATCACACACGTGAGACAACTTCACTCAGAAAATATTTCTTTGAATAATTAtgttcataatttttaaataataatagaatatacattttttctatagattaaaattaacttattgtttattaaaaaattaattatgtatttttcttttttaaaatacgTATTAAAAAGGTTATTCATACAAATCCTTAATTAGATAGCAATTAGTTGTTAATATTATcctcaaatttatttattcccTAGTACCACTAGTAACGTGGACAactgtaaaaattaaaaaataaagtggaAACCTGATATACAGCACATTTGACtggtaattttttattagttaaagtttattagaaacaaaaaattataagattCCTACCGTTTTTGTGATTTCTAGCAccttttaattaataataagatttaattaaattttaagtccatcttaaatttaagtatttttaatattgaatcgttattatatattttttgttctaTTGAGTattcaactttttattttttcaattgaatatctatcatttaattttttgttaactTACTAATGTAATTATTATCTTATCCCTCATcttgtttatttataaaatctcacatttttttacaagtaaacaaaatgatttataaaatctcaaatttatttattgataagtAAACAAAATGATTTATAAAATCTCAAATCTATTTATTGATAAGTAAACAAAATGATAAGAGAAAATAATAGTCATACTATCTAATTAacgagaaaaaaaataaagaacgggaactcaattgaaaatataaaaatttggaGTTTCTAAtagaacaaaaaaattaataaaaacttaattaaaaatacataattttatgtataacttaaaacttaataagtatattataaaaatgtgatatttaaaaaaaaataaaaatctgatGTTACTTGGCTAGTGTGGTTTGGAAGTCACCTGATTTCGTCTCCACTAGTGAGAAAATCATATTGCATGATACATGAATGCCAACAGAATAAAAATGCTTAATTATGGTAGAGAGGGAGAAAAAaagtttagaaaataaaattaggtGTTTAAATGTTTAGTAGAGCAAACATAGATAAGAATTTCCCGTTTcttatattctttttctttacCAAACACAATACCAATCACTCCATAAGAGTGGAGGGAAGGGGGGTCTTCTCTTTTACCACATGGATGCATGTTCTCACGAAAAATTGAAACTAGACTGGGCAACCTAAAAGATCATTCTTATTCAACATTATGCAATAGTCTGCAATGGTTGGAGAGCTGGGAGGATTGATAATGACACCGTCTCCGAGTCCATGTTCTTTAGCTTCTATTGCAGTCATGAAAAAATAAAGTTCTGTATCCTGGTTGATCTTTTCTAAACTTTGGCGGTTTGCCTTATGATACAGCATTTCATTTGCATGATGATCGTGCCAGATACAATTAGTTATATTTAATAAGAATTACTTGACTTTAAAAGCAAAAAAACAAGGTAACTCAGAAGCTACTCTCCTACGGTCAACTCATGGGTGGTATTACTGCT from Phaseolus vulgaris cultivar G19833 chromosome 1, P. vulgaris v2.0, whole genome shotgun sequence carries:
- the LOC137814793 gene encoding probable WRKY transcription factor 69, with the protein product MDTDANASPQPESEPSSELKSSETQTSKKRKMVEKTVVAVRIGENVGKLKNEGLPSDFWSWRKYGQKPIKGSPYPRGYYKCSTSKGCSAKKQVERCRTDASTLIITYTSAHNHPCPTTTTTTNSPQQPKESESETTQDLSATSKEEDPEHIEEEQRDNNNNKPSDEEKFLYLQSPIRCSQDIEMEQEDPFKLNTEKSHERIDLLLEEEEEPLCYAQVKNLSASKNEELDFFDELEELPMSSSFLPFTRSIFSDERIPVAPF